In Erythrolamprus reginae isolate rEryReg1 chromosome 10, rEryReg1.hap1, whole genome shotgun sequence, one DNA window encodes the following:
- the GP1BB gene encoding platelet glycoprotein Ib beta chain — MSLVGFLFLLIFLPLVAPDCPPTCRCTANVVDCMSTDLTDDTIPLSFSPSTHKLYLNNNYLTFIPKGLFDNLPNLQAVYLRGNPWECTCNILYLRSWLQWQQNRTLYRNVVCSTPAHLQGRIITYLSEDEIISTCQSWYCGVALVAQICLFIFILVQAILLLLVVFYISRFRRIAKEARRTMAEFYENTNPWESTRKNSID, encoded by the coding sequence ATGAGTCTCGTGGGCTTCCTCTTCCTCTTGATCTTCCTCCCTCTTGTCGCCCCGGACTGCCCCCCCACTTGCCGTTGCACCGCCAACGTCGTCGACTGCATGTCAACCGATCTCACGGACGACACGATCCCGCTCTCCTTCTCGCCCTCAACGCACAAGCTTTACCTCAACAACAACTATTTGACCTTCATCCCTAAAGGTCTCTTCGACAACCTGCCCAACCTCCAGGCCGTTTACCTGCGGGGGAATCCCTGGGAATGTACCTGCAACATTCTCTACCTCCGCTCCTGGCTACAGTGGCAGCAGAACCGGACCCTGTATCGCAACGTGGTGTGTTCGACCCCTGCCCATCTTCAAGGCCGGATTATCACCTACCTGTCCGAGGATGAGATCATCTCCACCTGCCAAtcctggtattgcggtgtggctcTCGTGGCCCAAATCTGCCTCTTCATCTTCATCCTGGTCCAAGCTATCTTGTTGCTCCTGGTGGTCTTCTACATCTCCAGGTTTCGGCGGATCGCCAAGGAAGCCAGGAGGACAATGGCGGAGTTTTACGAGAATACGAATCCGTGGGAAAGCACTCGTAAAAACAGTATTGACTGA